In a single window of the Arthrobacter zhangbolii genome:
- a CDS encoding ParB/RepB/Spo0J family partition protein, with translation MAEKRRGLGRGLGALIPSSAEPEESSNTGLSPSGSGRPVDLFFAAADDSRNQVGGAGPRRGAGINKEALRGPSKRTTTRGSVAKSAAEAVSEETPDTASGNAKAVGSTPGKSTRKAATRPAEAREGSGSTKSAATANKSTAKADRSAKQPVRRAAGTADPADSGLEPASSDVSRETSTGLAESAQLPEGLVQVPGATFAELPIDSIHPNRKQPRSVFDEDDMAELVHSIREIGVLQPIVVRPSAEGDPDHPYELVMGERRWRATREAGLEFVPAIIRSTQDVDLLRDALLENLHRSQLNPLEEAAAYQQLLDDFECSHEELADRIGRSRPQVTNTLRLMKLPPLVQRRLAAGVLSAGHARALLGLGDPAEMEKLAQRIVAEGLSVRATEEIVSLADGLKKPAKNAKPKLGARHERLDYLATSLSDRLDTNVKITLGARKGKVSIEFASVDDLNRIMGVLTPPNS, from the coding sequence CGCGGAGCCCGAAGAATCATCGAATACCGGGCTGTCCCCCTCGGGCAGTGGACGACCCGTGGATCTGTTTTTTGCGGCCGCGGATGATTCCCGTAACCAGGTCGGGGGTGCGGGGCCCCGGCGCGGTGCCGGGATTAACAAAGAGGCACTTCGCGGACCTTCGAAGCGAACCACTACACGCGGTTCGGTGGCCAAGTCAGCGGCGGAGGCAGTATCTGAGGAGACTCCCGACACCGCGTCCGGGAACGCCAAGGCTGTGGGTTCCACCCCTGGCAAGTCGACGCGGAAGGCCGCTACACGCCCCGCAGAGGCCCGGGAGGGCTCCGGTAGTACAAAGAGTGCGGCAACTGCAAATAAGTCCACTGCAAAGGCTGATAGGTCCGCCAAGCAGCCGGTAAGGCGGGCGGCCGGCACGGCCGACCCGGCTGACTCGGGTCTGGAGCCGGCAAGCAGTGATGTTTCCCGTGAAACATCTACCGGCCTTGCCGAATCAGCCCAGTTGCCCGAAGGTTTGGTGCAGGTCCCCGGCGCCACGTTCGCGGAACTTCCTATTGATTCCATTCATCCGAACCGCAAGCAGCCCAGGTCTGTCTTTGATGAAGACGACATGGCCGAGCTGGTGCATTCCATTCGTGAAATTGGCGTTCTCCAGCCGATTGTGGTGCGTCCGTCTGCTGAAGGCGACCCGGATCACCCCTACGAACTGGTTATGGGTGAGCGCCGGTGGCGTGCCACCCGAGAGGCGGGATTGGAGTTTGTTCCGGCAATCATCCGTTCCACGCAGGACGTTGATCTTCTGCGCGACGCACTCCTGGAGAACCTGCACCGCAGCCAGCTGAATCCTCTCGAAGAGGCGGCCGCCTATCAGCAGTTGCTGGACGACTTTGAATGCTCCCACGAAGAGCTTGCGGACCGCATCGGCAGGTCCAGGCCGCAGGTAACCAACACTCTGCGGTTGATGAAGCTTCCTCCGCTGGTGCAGCGGCGACTCGCGGCAGGTGTGCTCTCCGCAGGTCACGCCCGTGCGCTGCTTGGGCTCGGCGATCCTGCTGAGATGGAGAAACTGGCTCAGCGGATCGTCGCCGAGGGGTTGTCTGTCCGTGCGACTGAGGAGATAGTGTCGCTCGCAGATGGATTAAAGAAGCCAGCAAAGAATGCGAAGCCGAAGCTGGGTGCCCGCCACGAACGCCTGGACTACCTTGCCACCTCGCTTTCAGACCGGCTCGACACGAACGTAAAGATCACGCTCGGCGCCCGGAAGGGTAAGGTCAGCATTGAATTCGCCAGTGTTGATGATCTGAATCGCATTATGGGAGTACTGACGCCACCGAATTCTTAG